In a genomic window of Chrysemys picta bellii isolate R12L10 chromosome 1, ASM1138683v2, whole genome shotgun sequence:
- the LOC101950943 gene encoding olfactory receptor 51G2-like: MSAVNDTEFSSAVFLLTGIPGQEDVHLWISIPFCLVYIISIVGNSVILFIIKTDLSLHEPMYIFLSMLAVTDLALSITTMPTTLGIFLFNSREISLDACFAQLFFIHSLSFIESSVLLLMAFDRFVAICNPLRYASILTLPRIGKMGLVFLLRGVSLIFPLPFLLKRYQYCRANVLSHCYCLHQDVIKTACSDITVNYIYGFFLTVTVVGVDSLFIFLSYVMILKTVLKVASHGECLRALNTCVSHLCAVLFFYTPRIGLGVIHRFVKDSPPLLNLLLGYISLFVPPLVNPIVYSVKSKHLRARIIRVFFK, encoded by the coding sequence atgtcagctgtcaatgacaccGAATTCAGCTctgcagtgttccttctcaccgggatacctgggcaggaagacgtccatctctggatctctatccccttctgcTTAGTGTATATTATTTCAATagtaggaaattcagtcattctgttcattataaaaacagacttgagcctccatgagcccatgtacattttcctttccatgttggccgTCACAGACCTTGCCTTATCAATAACCACCATGCCTACAACACTGGGTATATTCTTGTTTAACTCTAGAGAGATCAGTCTGGATGCTTGTTTTGCCCAGCTCTTCTTCATTCACTCACTTTCATTCATTGAATCATCGGTACTCCTGTTGATGGCCTTTGATCGATTCGTTGCtatctgtaacccactgagatATGCTTCTATCTTAACCCTGCCGAGAATTGGAAAGATGGGACTGGTGTTTTTGCTAAGAGGGGTGTCTTTAATATTCCCACTCCCCTTTCTTCTGAAACGGTACCAATATTGTCGagccaatgtcctctcccattgcTACTGCCTGCACCAGGACGTTATTAAGACGGCTTGTTCAGACATCACAGTCAACTACATCTATGGCTTCTTTCTTACAGTCACTGTGGTGGGGGTGGATTCACTGTTCATCTTCCTCTCctatgtgatgatcctcaaaacagtgctgaaaGTTGCATCCCACGGGGAGTGCCTGagggccctgaacacctgtgtctcccacctctgtgctgtCCTGTTCTTCTACACGCCACGGATTGGCTTGGGTGTGATACACAGATTTGTGAAGGACTCTCCTCCGTTGCTCAACCTTCTCCTGGGCTACATCTCTCTGTTTGTCCCGCCACTTGTGAACCCAATTGTGTACAGTGtaaaaagcaaacaccttcgAGCGAGGATAATCAGGGTGTTCTTCAAGTGA
- the LOC101951204 gene encoding olfactory receptor 51G2-like, with protein sequence MMSPLNDTKFKSAVFLLTGLPGQEDVHLWISVPFCLMYAISILGNSLILFIVKTDSSLHEPMYIFLSMLAITDLALSIATIPTILGIYLFNSREISLDACFAQLFFIHSLQCIESSLLLLMAFDRFIAIREPLRYASILNLPRTAKMGLAFVLRGVAIILPLPFLLRRFQYCRANVLSHSYCLHQEVMKMACSDIRINNIYGLFTTLLTMGLDSMLIFLSYVMIIKTVLSVVSHTECLRALNTCVSHLCAVLLFYTPEIGLSVIHRFGKGSSPILQILLGYISLLVPPLMNPIVYSVKSKHLRTRIIRALVK encoded by the coding sequence ATGATGTCACCTCTCAATGATACCAAATTCAAGTctgcagtgttccttctcacCGGGCTACCAGGTCAGGAAGATGTTCATCTCTGGATCTCTGTTCCCTTCTGTTTAATGTATGCTATTTCAATATTAGGAAATTCACTCATTCTGTTCATTGTAAAAACAGATTCAAGCCTTCAcgagcccatgtacattttcctttccatgttggccatCACAGACCTTGCCTTATCGATAGCCACAATACCGACGATACTGGGCATATACTTATTTAACTCTAGGGAGATCAGCCTCGATGCCTGTTTtgcccagctgttcttcatccactcACTTCAGTGCATTGAATCCTCCCTGCTCTTGTTGATGGCATTTGACCGCTTCATTGCGATCCGTGAACCGctgagatatgcttccatcttaaACCTTCCAAGAACAGCCAAGATGGGACTGGCATTTGTGCTAAGAGGGGTGGCCATAATACTACCACTTCCCTTTCTCCTGAGACGTTTCCAGTACTGTCGAGCCAATGTCCTCTCCCACTCCTACTGCCTACACCAGGAGGTCATGAAGATGGCTTGTTCTGATATCAGAATCAACAACATCTATGGTTTGTTTACTACACTCTTAACAATGGGGTTGGATTCAATGCTCATCTTCCTCTCGTATGTGATGATCATCAAAACAGTATTAAGTGTTGTTTCCCACACAGAGTGCctcagggccctgaacacctgcgtctcccacctctgtgccgtCCTGCTCTTCTACACGCCAGAGATCGGCCTGTCTGTGATACATAGATTCGGGAAGGGCTCTTCTCCCATACTTCAGATTCTCCTGGGATACATCTCCCTGCTGGTCCCGCCCTTGATGAACCCAATTGTGTACagcgtgaaaagcaaacaccttcgtaCGAGGATAATCAGGGCCCTCGTTAAGTGA